The DNA region TTACACTCTAGCAAAACGTTTCTTAGAAGTATTGATGATTATAATATAATAAGCTGTCCAGACCTGCCAGTTTAAAAACCAAACGGTGTCTCCACTAAGACCCTATTTGAATTCGTATCGTGTCAACAGTTAGGAGAGAGCATGCAATTGCAAGTTCCTTCACGACATTGTGAATTGTTGTTTTCCAGCAAAGTATAAATTCTTATGTACGATTCGATTGGAAAAGAGATGTGatgataatgaaaaaaaaagaaacaaaccgcctaaaagtatgcaatctcCATAGCAAATGTACCCTTTTAACCTGCAAAATGTAACACTTACACCTACGGTTTTCCTCTGTGTCTTGCAATCTTCCCCCAACCTGCCTATTACACTCCTTCTGTTCCCTATCATCTCCTCCCCAtgcccccctctcccccccccccacggaTTTCCCACTGCTACCCATCCCACCCTTTTCGCAGGATACAAGTTTTACGCGGAATGCCGGTACCGTGCCGATGCCCTCGCTACCCAGTGCCTCTAGCAATAACAATcagtcggcggcggcggcggcccatcatcagcagcacccGGTGCAGCTTTCCAGCGGGGCGCAGGGCGGTGGCAGCACGCAGATCGCGACGATCGAGCCGCCGCCGCGCGGCACCCCGATGCCGATCCCGGTCGTGACGTGCGATTTCGCGTCGGACATGTCGACGAGCGAGGCGGCCACGGCCGAGCAGGACCAGCACGGCCCAATCTCGCCCGTCGCGCTCGAGCCGAAGGACACGCTCAAGGTGACGCAGCCGGCGCAGCAGGGCCGGAGCACGAACGGCATCACGGCGGCGGGGGCGGCCACCGAACCGGTCGCCTCCCCGTCGTCGGCGGCCGCCCGCAGCCGGGCGCTGTCGGTCGGCATCGACACCGACATGGTGAGCGAGTTCGACCCGTCCAGCTCGGATTCGGGCGTGATCAGCCGCTGTGCGGTGGTGAAGCCGCTCAAGTTTCGCCTCTGCCAGCCCATCTTCGGCAAGGGCAAGGCGAAGGCGCGGCAGGCGAACGCGAAGGCCGCCGGCCACGGCGGGGCGCACGCGGGGCGGGGCAACGCGCCCAACTGCACGCAGCCGATGCTGGCGGCGCCGGGCGGCCAGCAGGCGATCTCGCAGCTGATCGCGGCCAAGCAGACGGACAGCGCGTGCAGCGAGCTGGAGCCGGCCCTGCCCCCGAAACCGAAGCCGCGCGACCCGGAAAAGGAGAAGCGCCGGATCGCGCGCAAGAAGGAGAAGCGGGCGACGCTCATCCTCGGGCTGATCATGGGCAGCTTCATCGCGTGCTGGCTGCCGTTCTTCTTCCTCTACATCCTGGTGCCGGTCTGCCCGGACTGCCACATCCCGGACAGCGCGTTCTCGCTCGCGTTCTGGCTCGGCTACATGAACTCCGCGCTCAACCCGGCCATCTACACCATCTTCAACAAGGACTTTCGGCGCGCGTTCCGGCGCATCCTGTTCAAGTGATGTTTAGCGTACGTGTGCTGCTATCGCTGCGTCTCCCGTAGCATCGAGAAGGCTACGGAGCGGGCCATTGGCGGCGCACAGCTCGGCGGCGGCTACCGGACCGGCGGCTACCTGCGATGATAATACGCGCCGCTAGGTGGCGCACCCGCACCGCTGTTCCTACTACAGTCACCACCATCGTCATCACCAGCACCGGCGCCAGCGTACCGCGAGCCGGCCGGCACCATCGCGCTGCTCGTCTTGGTGGCCGCCATCGCCGTCGCCACCATCGAGCCGTGCTGGAGGAGGCCCTGGATGGTGCCGCGGGGGATACCGGCGCGCGAAGGGTATGCAACGCCGCCCATCTTTCGGTAACACCAATGCGAACAAGCAGAGAGCAATAGCTgtagagagaaggagagaacacgaaagattaaaaatgtaaagcaaaaaaagcaacacaaaaacactcacacacatatttACTGCATCTTTGAGTCATCTTTGTACACTCtcacataacacacacacatatacatgcGTATAGCTGTGTGCGTATCAGAATGATTTGGGTGTAGTGTTTAGCAGTACTTTTCCCCACCAATTACTCTCCCACCAAGCGTAAACATGGCGAACGGACGTGCGAGCATTGTGAAACGAGAAAAAAGCCGGAGAAGCAAACTACGAAAATAAATACTGCGGCAGAGGGAGATGAGGCGAACAAACAGCATCAAATGATCAAAGCAGACGACACGGAGAAGCTATCCGGCAATACTTAAACAATTATTCGCACGAAGCTGTGTACTTATCTGCAAACCAAACCGTAGTGTGCGTAGCGTACTACCACTATATATCTAGCTAAAAATGTAAGGGACGGCCAGTTGGACACTAAACAAGTAAAAATCGAGTTACGGGCAGCACGGCAAAGCAAACCAAATCGCCCCCCCCGAAGTAGGTGGTACTAtgagtaggaaaaaaaaacataaatagacGGTAAGACAGTGGGTTTCTGCACAGCATAACACAGTGGGAAGGGACACAAGCGCAAAGCGTAGGGTACACAATGCACAACCTTCCTTCCTGGAACAGCCGACACGTGTACATAGTGCAGGCAAGAGGCGGTATAACAAGAGCGAGCCGAACAAAAGCCCAGGAATCCAGCAATCAAAAATCAAACCTCTTCTCGCAGTTGTGGCGCTCGGCAGCTGAGGTGATGAGTGAACTGGGAGTGGTCGTTTGCTTCGCTCTCCGCGTCTTAAGCTCGGCGGCCGGCGGTGGGGCTTGCTGGCGGAACACAAAACCCGGTGACTAGTGGGTCTGGGACTTAGCTAACTAATTTCAAACTAGTAATTATCAGCACACGTGCGGGCAGCGTAAAAAGGATGGGTGATACGAAACCGCTGAAATTGCGCCGCGTAGAAAtatttagcaaaacaaacaaaaaaacgccccCACACAGAGCGATGCATTCGCCGGCTACACCATTTGCATTCAGATTCGGGGGAAAGTTGGGCGAGCGAAGGGTCAACAGGGATGGGCAGGCAAATTGGAACCGTGTTTGTCCTCGGGGCAGGCACCGGTTTTAAGCACCGTCAAACAAATGCTATTACTTTATTTGTGTTTAAatagcacacgcacacaaacgcaaatATGTcactgtgttttttgttctttttagaaccgaaccgaaaccaCCCGCCCGCGGGAAGCAGATCCGGGAGCGATGGAAATGTAATGAAAATTGCAGAAacatttaataacaaaaaaacctttgcACGCAAATTTTAATTATGCATTCTAAATCGCTCCCGCTCAATGCGGTGCGTGCGAATCCAATTTACTTCTCGACGATTTCATTTTGCGAAAAATGTTGCCACCATTGCCACCACCAACCCCAATCGAGCTGGATGCATTTGGGGAAAGCTGAGCGCTAGCTGCAGCGCAAGAGGGAAAGAATGTACTAAAGGAAGGTGAAaagaggaagcaaaaacaacaacaaaaaaaacttgtaaAAATCAATGACTAATAGTTGGTAAATACCGGTATTAAACAGGGGGGTTGGGGGAGCGGAGACAGCACCTGCGGTGGCGGGGACCGCTTCCGGGCCCCGCCGCGCGTCCAAGTGCGAAGCTGCCAACCCCCTCGATCGAACGTGATGCGTCCGAATcctgtttttttgtacatagCGGAAGCGGCCAGACAGATTGAgggaaaccacacacacacacacacacacacacagcatatTGCAACCCAGGCAGAGAACAAGACAatgcacatacaaacacacacatacacacacccacacatgcGTACGGTAAAGCGAGTAGGACGGTGTGCGTGGTCGTTTCTCGAGGGTAAAGGATGTTGCGTGAAGttgttttataaaaacaaacgcGCCACTTGTGTCCTTGCCTGAGACAATTCCGATGCGCAAccagggaagggaaggaaagggAACAGGAAGAGTtcggtggagggggggggggttgttttGGGGTGCGGAGGACTGGCGAGGATTGAGGGAGGCAGAGAGCGCGGCAAAGGCACGAAACTCGCACGCTCTCACCCACAAGCAATAACACTGTACCGGAGTACGGTACTCTTTACTGATGCTTCCTTCTCAACCCGCCATCCCCTTGACCACCACCCCTCACCCCTCTCATGAGGCgattgttttttctctctctctctctctctctgtaaaTACACACTATCATAAACTTCAAACTACGCGCCCCCAGTAAACAGACGGCTTGATGCGCTAATCGCAAGGCGCATGCTTGCAACGTTCAGGCTTATTCTAGCTCTTTTGCTCGATTTGGGTCGAGTAGAGAGATTTGAATCGATTGCTCTTTAAAATTTgcttgttgttttcgtttctcgGAGATGTCTTTTAAAAACACTCACAAAATCATAATTGTAGCCAAGAAGTAAGGATTCTCCttataaaaattgaattgaaatgatTCTTCTTATCTAACCTTCCCGCTAAACATTGCAAGGGTTTCGAGTAGTAATCTTCTGTAAATTCTAAATAATAACTGCTTACCTTCACAAGCTGTTGTAATCCCAGGTGACATTTGCTCGCACTTGTTAGTCCTCATCTGCTCGACTACTACTCGAAACTACTGATATAGTGAATTTGTGTGTCAGTAAATTAGACTCTCTTCTATGGATGAACGATAGCATCTTGCTGATTTAACATTCAGAGCTTTGCTTTTTGATGTCAAACAGAAGCATATTTTGTGGGACGTTATTTTCTGAAAATTCGGTATTTTTtaaagtataaaatggctacatgACCGACTATAACGAAAGGAAACGTTATTTTTCGGtaaaatcagaagaaaaaaaacgaaaaattcacatcacagttgattttaaagagCATTTTTCTATGTTCCCTTGAACTGGTGCAGTTTCAAGGAAGTTTAAGGTTCCAGTTTAAGGTGAATTGATCGAATGCTCGATAATTcatgctcgaaaatgtcaaatttCAATGTGACATTTGTTCTAAATTTTTAACCATGATCTGCTCGAATGGTGCTCGAAATACCAAAAaatgtggatttgtgtgtgataaacCGTGAAGAAAGTATCAAAATTTCGATTGTGCGTGCGAAGGATGATGGCGTCCAATTCGTTTTAGATTAATTTGCTTGAATATTTGGATAAAAAAGGAGGTACATTTCGTACGGCGTTATTTGGTGAAAATTCGAtggttttttgtataaaataaattatacgaCCAGTAATAAGCATTGGAAACGTTATTTTCCAAAGGATAGAAAAGAAAGCATCGAAAAATACTTCACTTCACAGTCGATTTTAAAGGGCTTGTTCTAAAAGTCTCTttaactggtgcagtttaagggaagtttaaggtgccagtttaagggaaataGCTCGAAACTCCGATTTTAGAACTCGAAAATGTCAGTTGTGTTGGAATTTGTTCTTAGTTTTTTACCACGATCTACTCGAATGGTGCTCGAGATACAATTTTTTTGGATTTGTGCGTGATAAAACGTGTTGCAAGCGTCAAAAttccgtttgtgcgtgtgtataaCCTTCTTGTATCTGATGATAATGGCGCTCAATTCGTTTTTCAGAttcattggtttgaatatttgGCGAAAAAAGAAGCCACATTTCGTGTGGCGTTATTTTGTGAAAATCAGGTGTTTGTTGGTATAAAATAACTATACAAACAGTGATAAGGCTGGGAAACGTTATTTCGCTAAGCACAGGGAATAAATCAATGTATAAAGCCACATCGGAGTCGATTTTAAAGGGTTTGTTCTAAAAGTCCGtgaaactggtgcagtttaaggttAATATCTCAAAAACCCCGATTTTCTAAGTCGAAACGTCAATTGAGATGCGATGGCGCGCGGGCTATAAAGTTGTACGGAGTGTAAAACCTCATGCGAGTTCGCCGACTGCTCGAAATTTTTTGGGGCATAGTTTACTTCATGTCTGCCAAAACATTGATTTCGATCCATTTTCTACTTTGGGTTTTGATGTCGACAACGACAGACTTGAATTGACTCTAGAATCGAAAGAACACGTAGACGTTTTAATGGATAAATCTCTCTTGACGTTTGcataaacaatgttttttttcggcttgttgtagataaaaaaaacaagcaaagagATATAATTTCTTTCCATGAACATCCTTTGAAAGGTAGCTATTTAAGCTtacttgcaaaaataaatctacaACCTTGCGAACTGCCTTCTGTCAGTAATCCACAAGTTTCCCCAGGACGGACAAAGACATCCGTattggcatgttgttaagatCTACCTTCGATTTTCATCACTTTTTCGACAGTTTTCTGACATcaaaattgttggagtagagcttttgcatcatgtAAGGGCAGAAAAATTCGATGGACAACAGCTAGGAGATGTCTATATCGGGATGTCGGACTAGGATGTGATATCAAAATTCCTCCGAAATTCACCTAAAATGATCGCATTGAATTTTCCTGATATTTTTCTTCATGTACCTCAGgtactatttcactgtttggtcGATTGCATCGACATCCCCGGCCAGGCGAACTCAGCGATATATCGACTTGTCCCTCGGTTTCCATTTGCAGCATCATTTGGTGCTTCTTGTCGCTCAGGGTCGTCGGCCATTTGGAACCGGGCGTTCTATCGATGCTCTTACTGTTATCTAATAGTGCCAAGACGCTGTAGATGCCGGAACAGGCTTACGATACGACGTCTACAAACTGCCGCACGGAGTCCGTTTTCAGCCCTGCGGGTTGCCGTTCTTTGGACACACGGGGAGCGCACGCTCCTGCACAAAGTTGCTTTACTATTTTAGTCATCACGGCGCGAGTTTGAGtgatagaggtgtcaaattttgtctacTGACTCATAGGATACTATTACCAGTGCAatcaacgtttttttttgtgcgggTGAAGATAAACCCATGAAAAATTGACAATTATTGTCCatgttttttaatgcaaacgttaCTTGACACATATTCTAGGGACACCTCGAAACCGCAATGAGCAATATTGAACTCGACATGTCGAGAAATGTCGATTGCAAGAACAGGATAAGCCTGAACGGTTTGTAACAATTAGCCAAAACTGATCTGAAtattgaaccaaaaaaaataaacataatcaTACCATCGCTCCCCGTGTGTACAAAAGTGGGTTCGCACTCAATAGTCAAGGGCATCGGGCGGCACAAACGAAACCCTCGCCCGCTCGAGCATGCATGTGGGTGTGTGGCAACAGTTTACACGCATAGAGTTGCACAGTAATaaccacaacacaaacacaacaaacacacacacatacatatatatatatacacaagATCGTCCACAGGGCGACTGGATGTTTTTTAGGGTTAGGAAATCTTGTGCTAAAGTGTagagcacacaaaacaaaacaaaacagcacacccAAATCCTGGAATGTGCTGTTAGCTAAAACTGTTTCAAATTGTTTCAGAGCTCGTTTTTTATTGccattgtgtttttatttaccaTTATTGTCATATTCTAATAAATGTTGAACCAAAAATCGCGTCACGAACAAGAATTGTCTGCAAAAGcgaaaaagcaaagcaaaaaaaaattaaatacagTGGAACCAACCATCCCTCTAAGTGTAAggcatttttaaacaaacaaactaacaaaacaaaagaacagATAAACAGATAAACAGCACGCGTGCATCGGTGCACGAGTGCGCGAATAATGAATGGGGGAACGTAAAGGAATGTAGAAGAAATGTAAAACCAACcaagaaaaattatttaaaacaaaaaacaaacacactaaaaAACCAAATAATTACGGTAGCTCGTAAGCCCCTGTGTGTATCTTTGCGACAGTATAGTATAGTGAacttaaatacacacacacacaaagccacacataaacacacacatcgtaCTTGTAAGCAGAACACACTACATTACTATGTATTGTCCATCGGGCATTGTCCAATGGTACAAACATGATGAAAGCAAATCAagtgaaattagatgtttttTCGCGGATCGCGCGCAgtgcggtgatggtggtggaccCAAATCAAACCCGAAAAAAGAACTATaattatataaatatacatttaaaaactatatacatatatacatatatacatacatatatacatataaaaaaaaagtctaacaCCACAAAACCATTTGCTCGGCGCGAAGGGCTCCCCTGTATTGGTAAGGTTCGCAAACTACCGttaatggcaaaacaaaaaaaaaattattcaaacaaacaaaaaacccctttcAAGGAAACGAGCTGTAGGAAGTCTTCGCTAGTATTAGTATTGCCTCCCGCGTGCCCGTTTCTCCATTTTGTATaggtatgaatgtgtgtgctgtgtaatAGGGGAAACCcccggggggggggcgggggggggggagggggatggaCTACGCCAAACGTAAGTAGGAACAGACATACATACAGACACCCTCCCCCCACTCCCCCCACCAGGAAAGGAAAGCAATTCGAGCAGTGGAGTGCGGAAGACAGTGCGAACTATCAGCATCAGGCAGTTCGATCGGCAATTCGGGTGATAAATAGCGAATAGCGAGAGACGGGAACGGCAGGTAAAAGGGGCGGGAGGGAAGGTTGCtagcaggagagagagagagaaagagagagagagagagagagagagagagagagagagagcacacacCGGCACAGGCACACGCGTTGTTTTTAGTCAGCTGTGGTAATTATTCTAAATAATTCCTACGCCAGCTGCACAAAACCGAacgaaatagagagagagagacatttcttttttgtattaaattatcacttataagtgtgtgtgtgtgtgtgagagagagagagacagagagagagatagagggtAAAATATTTAACTGTGCTAAGTTGCTGGGTTGCAACTTCACCCACAAGCAACAATTACCGACAATTAGCCGACAATTTATTAGTGTCTATGTATAGAAatgaataaagaaaaacatcgttagctaaatttaataaataaataaaaacacacacacacatgagcaAATAGAAAAATACAACTTTTAAAAAGTTACATCATCACACCGGAGATAAGAAGCAGCGCAATAGAAGAAGGGTAGAAAAATAGGGGTAGAAAAGTCATTCAAATTCACGTTTTTATGTCTGGATCCAGTGCGCCAAgggagggattttttttagcaaGCCATGGCATTGTTTCTAATACTGCGtacgtgtgggtgtgtgtgtgtgtgtgtgtgtgggaaggtGAACAAAACCAAATGGAAGCAAAACCATCCCTCCCAACCCCCCCGTTGCCCACACCCTTGCGCATAGAGTGTAAGCATAGATGAACGTGTTTTAtaggtgtttttgtttttttttctcgctctaattttttgttttacgttcaaaaaggacgaaaagaaaagaaaaaaacaaacaaaatcaatcaattggTGTCTAGTAGTGTGTAACTTTTTGCTGGCTCGTCCCAGCCACCATAGCCATTTGCACGGATAGCAATATAACACAAGAATATAGGATAATAATATAACAAAACGAGAGCGagaggggggagagagagagaaagtgaccACATAAAACTACAACCGTAACTGGGAAGCTGAAAAATGTGCACATCTTAGATACGACAGttagccaaaaacaaaacgcaacgaGCCAATTGTGGGCTGAAGAGATCGGCTGAGAACAACATCGCAACATTTGCATACATTCTGTCAAATGGTATTAAACGTATTATTCAAGCGGTGTGTcaagaaagcgagagagagagaaagagcgagagagatagcACGCAAAACGAGGTTTCCGATCGATTATTACATTGTAAGCTAAGCTAGGTGTGGATGTTCCCGTAATTCTGATCGTTTTTTGTACTTAGAAGAAATTGTCTCAACAACCGTTAATGATTACCCACCTCCCCCTTCTTTGTCACTACCATCGAACCTAGGAAAGGAGGACGGGGCGGCTTAAGAGCAAATACTAAACgcaatacaaaacaatacgTGCACAACGTGCAGCCGggggaaagcaaaacatccAAAACCCTTCAAAACGACACggcgaccaccaccaccaccattttAGGAGCACCGTACCAAGCAAGCCTTCATCGTACCTTTTTCTTCACAACCCACCCGTTTATCTCGTTTTCCCGTTGTTCTGTatgggttttgtgttttgaaattgtacgggttttgtgttgtcctttaaataacaacaacaaaaagcaggcaaatcacaaacacacaaccaaaactaaatcaacaacaacatcccACGAGAGACGAACACTAATAGtgtgtgcaaaaaagaaacgacaACAACTTGTtgggaacaaacaaacaaaaaagcgatcgTATCAATGGCCTTCCAGTAGCCAGATACAAAACTACATTATATATCAACCCCCAGAGCGTATAAAACTGTTAAACAGTGCAAGAAGCTACGGAGTATGAATAAGTTGCGTgcgctttgttttatgttttgtgaaAATGGAAGCCTTGCTGTGACAATTTGGCGGTACATTTTATGTTCAAAGTATTTTCTGCCTTTTAATACTGCTTCTTCCCATCATTTTGGTAATGCACAGTTTTTTTGATTGACAAACCAGGATGGCTGTTAGGCCACTTTTCTTGCAAcgatctctttttttttaccttaTTGCAATTGGAGACTTGCTGGACAGCCACATCATGTTCCATCGACTTGAACGGACTGGCTAATATGTGAAGGACTAATATCTAGGCTGCACAGCGGGGAGATATAACTTCCATTTTcagagcttttttttaacacttttttaAAGATCCCACAGAAGCAGTGGCTTTAACAAGTGAACTGatggggttcgtcgcttgctgaCCAATACCCACATGAGACTCAGCGTTCCACGTTTCGGacattttttcttgcttttaaGCGATGGGAAAtcacttgcttgcttgctgtgTGTCAAATAAGGGCCCTTCTGG from Anopheles coluzzii chromosome X, AcolN3, whole genome shotgun sequence includes:
- the LOC120960949 gene encoding alpha-2Db adrenergic receptor, coding for MDFVSSPPGNITQEDFLAIVGANGTVGGGPTMFNDSLAAAAAAAAAAAAAAGGVAGPGGTAAGVGPGENLTILHGAYPSGYTLPHIIIASIIVTILMIVIVVGNMLVIIAIATEKTLKNIQNWFIASLAVADFFLGLVIMPFSLANELMGYWIFGNWWCDVHSAMDVLLCTSSIMNLCLISLDRYWSITKAIEYLKSRTPARAAFMIAAVWIMSALVCIPPLLGWKAQRPEGHVELPQCQLSQDIGYVLYSALGSFYIPSCIMVFVYIRIYFAAKARARRGIRKKPLKPPSEQDTSFTRNAGTVPMPSLPSASSNNNQSAAAAAHHQQHPVQLSSGAQGGGSTQIATIEPPPRGTPMPIPVVTCDFASDMSTSEAATAEQDQHGPISPVALEPKDTLKVTQPAQQGRSTNGITAAGAATEPVASPSSAAARSRALSVGIDTDMVSEFDPSSSDSGVISRCAVVKPLKFRLCQPIFGKGKAKARQANAKAAGHGGAHAGRGNAPNCTQPMLAAPGGQQAISQLIAAKQTDSACSELEPALPPKPKPRDPEKEKRRIARKKEKRATLILGLIMGSFIACWLPFFFLYILVPVCPDCHIPDSAFSLAFWLGYMNSALNPAIYTIFNKDFRRAFRRILFK